The genome window CTAGGGTTCGGGCATCTTCTGGAGCTTCCCGCTTCCGCAGCACCATCGCAGTTAAGAGATTCAGATGCTCGCGTTGCAGGGCGCGATTGAGGCTGGAGAATTTCATCGGCTGGTCACTAGGCCGCACCACTCCTTGCCAAATACTGGTTTGAATGGTGTCAAATAGTTCTGGCAGCGTTAAAGCTTTTCCAGCCTCGGTTTTGAGCTCTGTATCTTGCAGTCGGCTGAGGCGATCGGCAGAGAGGAGATCTCGCAGCACAATGCTTTGGAGAAACAAGACGCGATCGTGAATGGGATAATCCAGATTGAACACTGGAACGTTGGTGCCCCAATGGTTCCAGCGTGAAGGAGCTAACTTGTTGAGGAGTTGGGGCGAGAACTGGAAGGACTCTTCATTGAACACATATTTCTGGACCAAGGCTAAGGCTTGCCGCTGTTTTTCCACCGGAATCGGTTCTAACGGTAGACGGCCAGCCGCATCTCCCCCGTGGTAACGACTTAAGGATTGACCACCGATAAAGTTGTTGGCATTGAGGGCGTAGCCCAAGTAGTAGAAAAAGATGGTGTCGAAGACGTCCCGAACTTCGCTATAGCTTTCTCCTGCTACGGGATAACGCTTATCGAGCCGTTTCCACATTTCACGAGCGTTGTCCATCTGCCATTGTGAGTAGAGCAAAACATCGCCACTCAAATCAAAGGCGTTTACCTCTGGATCGAGACCTGCGATGACGTCTTCGTCGGTGGCATAGGCTAGGTGAGCTTGCGGAGCGCGTTGGGCGATCGCTTGTAACCCCCGAATTTCTGCCTGCGGCACCGTCGCGATAATGGGTTTGTAACCGTACTCGATCGCCCACTCATCGTAGGGACCGACCACCTCAGTAAAATAGTCGCCCTGCTTGCCGCCTTGAGGAGCTAGGTTAGCAGCGTTGTAGTCCATCACCGAGGCAACTAGGCCCTGAGATTGGGTGAGTTTAGTATTGTTCAAATCTTGGGGCGGAACCATTGTGCTGCCGTGGAAATTATGCCGCAACCCCAATGTATGCCCGACTTCATGAGCAATCAGCTCTCGCATGAACTGATGGATATATTTCTGCATTTCCGCTCCACTGGGCATGGCGTTTTGCAACAAGGAGAGGGAGAGGTGCCCAGCGGCAAACTGGTGCGCTAGCTCCATGCCATAACAAGCATCCTGCTCGTGGGTTTGCTGCACGATCCGAGCGACCGCAGGGGGAATGGCAGGCTGAGCGATCGCAGAGTCAGATTGCATGGCCCGCAAGTAACGAGGCTGCACTCCGCCTAGGGCACACAAGTTTTTGGCAGTGGCTGGGCCAGAAGGCTGACCAGAAGGTTGGCTTTGGGACACCAAGGCCTGAAAACCTTGCTTGAGATAGCGAATGAAGTTGCCATCGACAATAATGTCAGCGTCGAGAATTTCGCCTGTGAGCGGATTGACGCGAGAAGGCCCCATCGCAAAGGCGCTGTCGAAGGAGTTGAACCAGCGAATCGTGTTATAGCGAATGTCCGCAGGGTCCCAAGTGGCGTTGTCAGGCATCTGCTTGACTTCGATCGCATTCAGGAAGCCAATTTTCTCAAAGGCCCGATTCCACATCAGTACGCCTTCTTGGACTGCCTCGCGGTACTCCAGCGGCACTGTGTTCTCAATCCAAAAGACAATCGGTTGCTTGGGAGGTGACAGAGCTGCGTCAGGGTCTTGTTTCTGTAAATCCCAACGGTTGATGTAGCGAACAAAAGGTTCTCGGCGGTTGTCATCGGAAAAATCTTGATAAGCCGTGATGAAGTAACCCACGCGATCGTCTGCAATCCGAGGTCGATAGGGATTGTTTTTGGGCAACTCCGAGAAGCTGTAATGAACTCGCAAGGTCAAGGCGCGGCTGTCAGGTAACGCATTGATATAGGAGGGAGCACCCTCTCCGCCTCCGCCAGAAAAGCCATACACTGACTCAATTTCCACATTGAACGGAAACGCCTTAGCTGGACCGAAGTAAGACTTATTGGAATCGATGCTGTAGGGGCTTTCTAGCATCCAGCTTACGACTGGAGAGAGGCTGGCAAAGTCATTGAGCAGGAGGGGGCCTAAATCCACCAAGACAGTCTTGCGTTTGGGATGGATACTTTTGATCGGTAAGGACGCGAGGACAGAATCACTAAAGGATCGGTCAAGGGATCGTTGGAGTGGATCACCAGCGCGGGTGCGGAAATAGGTGTTGGGCACCACGAAATGAATGTTCTGATTGACTCGGCGAAACTGAAAGAGAAAGTCTCCGGTGGGCAAGCCACTGTAGAGTCCGCTTTCTCCAATTCCAGATTCTAAAGTCATTGTGGCCAAGAAGTTTTGGTTCAACTGTCCTGGCTTGATTTCAGCGTAGAGTTTACCTGTCTCTTTGTTGCGATAGAGGGTAAACAGTCCGCTGATTTTTTGAGTTTTCTTAATGACTTTATCAAAGGGTTGCAGATCGGGTAGGTCTGATGCCTCATCTGCATCTTCGGAGGAATCGTCCGATGCGGCGATCGCGAAGGGCTTGGAGTTAACCAAGCTTTCAGCATTTCCCCCTGCCTGATCCAAAGCCTGATCTATGGTTGGCTCGACCAGGGGTTGGATAGTGGCTGGATCGCTCGTTACGAGTGTGGAGTTGGGTGCGATCGCTGCATTGGTGCTGACATTGGGTTCGTAAGCCTGGACTAGACCCATTCCTAAAAATAGAAATAGGCCACAGAGAAAAGCGATATAGAACGAAAACTTTTTCATTTCACCCACTGCGCCCCTACTGCCAATGACGAAAAGGTAAACGGTGCGGGAGGGTAGGGAGAAACTCCTGCACCATTAAATGAAGCATTCATACTAAAGCTATCCCCAAATAACGGGGGAAATAGCGCAAATTCAAACAATCTACGGATTGTCCTAACTAGGACTCTGTATTGAATTCAGTCAGCACGCCATAGATCGCCCAAATTGCCATCGCTCGCAAATAATGGCTCGCTCGGAACGTACCATTCGCAGTGATGGCTTCGGGTGTGCGGAATTGCAAACCATGAGTATAGATTTGCTGGACTACTGCCTCGGTGAGTTGGAATGCTTCAGCCTTCCTCTCCATCTGCAGCAAAAAAGCAGCGAGTCCGAAGTTAATTCCAGTCCAAACTTCCAATGGATGGGTGGCTTGGGGGTTTTCGGGAGAGCCATCGGGTTTGACTCCATTGGCTGCTCCAAATTTCCCCTCAAAGAACTTCAGGAAGCAGGCTTCGTAGACGGTGTTTAAGGCTGAGCGGGCGCAGTCTAGAGGGACGACATCTGGCAAGCTGAGCAACCGCGCGTAGAACTGACCACAGAGTTGGTCGGCCATCACTACATCCGAGCCACTTTCACTGTCGAGGCGGTAGTATTGACCATTCCAGAGTTTGGCTTGGTAGAGGGGACGTGCTTGAACCAGCCAAGTTTGATAAGTTGCGATCGCCGCTTCAATCTCCGCATTAGAGGTATCTGTGTGCTGATGAATCAAAATCTGGCCAATCGCGATCGCGGCTTCCAGGGCAGCGATCCATAAAGCACCGCAATAAGCACTAATTCCCTGTAAGCGCCAATCATCAAAGGTTTGGTCGGGAGCACCGGAGTTTTCCGGGATGCCATCGCCATCAAGGTCAAAGGTTTTGAGATAAGCCAACGCAGCTACAACCGAGGGCCAACATTCTTCTAAGAACTGAATATCATTGGCTCCGGTTAGCAGGTAATCCCGGTAGACCTGCAAGACAAAATCGGAGGGCAAATCTTTCCAGAGGTTGCAGTCTTGGTAGCTGGTGTAGTTGGTTTTCTCCCAGACATGCTCGTTTGGTGCGCCTAAATCGTGAGGAGTGGCGTTGGCAATTTTTCGTAATGCGGTAGGGCTTTCTGCGCCAATGGTGTAGTAGTAGCCAATCACACGAGTGCGATCGTCAGTGGCAGGAATAGCGCGGGCAAAAGCTCGGACCACAGATTTTTCTAGCCCTGGCCACAGCATCAGCAGCCCGAAGGAGCCATACAACCGCACATCTAAGCTTTCGTACCAGCGGTAGTCGATACACTCTAGAACTGCAAACTGGCCAATGGGGTCGCGATCGCTTGCCGCACTCCATAACGCTCCGCCATCCGTGAGGTCGTACAGCTCATTAAACAGGGCCATCTTGAACCAGTCGGGCAAATCGGCTCGCTCTAGAATCGATTGCTGCCACGCTTGAATTTTGGCGTTCCAGTCTTCGTAGTGCTTGAGCGCTGTCCGAGCCATTGACCAAGCATTTTGCCCACTGCGACCAAAGAAATCGGTATAGCGGCGGTAGTACTCTACCCCAGCCGCAAATTCAGTAACGGGGAAGTCCCAGGCCAACACAAAGGGAATCTGGCGCGACTCACCTGGGGCAAGGGTAAACCGGATGGCGATCGCTGCGCCGACTTGCTCTCCTGCGGCAGCAGGAGTCTCGTCGCTACAGTCTGCCAAAGAACCATCTTGGGCAAAGGTCTGCCAAACGTCGGCTCCATCTCCCACAGAGTTCCAACGAGTGTGGTAAAACACTTCTGAGGTGTAAGGAGGTGCGAGAGAAGCGATCGCCCACTGGCCCTCTCCTTCCTGCGGGTTGGCGTTAGGGTCTCGCCCTGCTCGGTCTAACAAGCACCCCACCCGATGACGATCCACCACCCATTGGTTAAAGTTACCTTGGCTATCGCTTAAGCGCGGCTGGTACTCATACACGGGACTGCCATCATCCCGCACCCGGATATCGGGTGACTTGTTGGCATTGGTAAACCAACCCACCATGTTTTGCCAGGTCAGCATGATGCTGAGAGTGATTGGTTGATCAGTGGGATTATGGGCAGTCCATTCAAAAACCGCGATCGGATAACTGGCTTCCTGGTAGTTGTGCGCCCATATTGGTGAGAACTGCTGGCAGGTTAATTCGGCTTGAAACACACCAGAATAGACGAACCAACTTCTGGGATAGAGCGCGTGATAGGTGCCAGATTTTTGGGGGTACCATTGCCACTCGCTGAGGCTACCGTCTGTAGGGGGTTCGGTGCAGAGGGCGTAAGCTTGAGGAGTTGCTGTGCCAACTTGCTCGAAAACACTAAACTGGCAGGCTGAAATCGATTGAAAAACGTGTTCTCCGCCGTCGATGTGCCAGAGATTGAAGTCTCCCCGTGAGGAACGACCGATACACCCAGCCCCAAAGCCGCCTAAAGGCATGCCATGCCAGGGACCATCATCTAAATTGCTAGGGTAGCGAACGGTGTAAGGCTTGTCCCAACCTAGACCAATAGGCCGTTGCCAAGCACAAGCAGGAATTGCTGAAAGAGGATGCTGATTCGTCATCTCCCGATTTTAGAGGCTGCTGCCCCACTTGAAAATTCGGGAGTTGAAATTGTGGAGAATTTACTGAAAACGATACACAGAAGTCGTGGGTGTTTCCCAGAGTAGCGTTGCATTTCCTGAAAAGGGTTTAGTCGGCGCAACCTTAAGCGCAGGCCACAAATTATCTTCTAAAAACTGGTAGTAAAACTTGGAATGTAGAGCATAACTGCCTGGTTGACACTCAGCGGTAATCTTAAAAGATCTCTTGGTAATGTATTTGTCAAGATAACGGTATGGATGATTAACTTTTCTCCATCCTCTGATGTTGCGATCGCAAATCGTGGAACCAGCAGGTAATTGATTCAATACCTCCACCATTTCTTGCGTTGTAATTACCCGATTGGCTCCATACTTGCCAGACATGTACTCATAATCCATATTGAGATTGATGCCAATTGAAACCACGATGCCTAATAGCAAAGAGAAAATCGTAATATTGTCAACCAGGGTTTTTGACTGGGAATTAGTGTCAAATGCTGCAAGGCTGAGAACAGTAAAGATAATCGGACTAAATAAAATCGGCATTTTAAAGTGGATGGGATACACACCTGTATGGTTAGAAGCGGCGTAGAAATAGACCAACCAGGTGAACGCTAAAAAAACAAAAATAGTTTTGTTGCCTTTAAGCTTAAAGCTACCTAGGATTAAAACTAAAAATAAAAATGTAATGGCAATGATAGTAAAGAGCCAAGAAGCATTTAGAACATAAGCTTGTCTGCCCAATTCTGCATAGTTGAACAGAATTCTGCCGATTTTCTCCCAGGGTGTATAAGCTTGAACTTCTCGATTGGAATTGAAGACAGTGAGGAGGATTTCCTTTGTATTTACCCAGCCACGGCTGACTTCACCTTTCCAATAAGGCAACAAGCAAACGATTGCCGATATGACGGAAATAAGGGGCCATAAGCACTGGCGCGATCGCTTCCGATTTTTAGCAATAAATAAAATAGAGCTGGCAATGAAAACGACAGGCATCACAAACATGGTGCTGGAGTGAAGACTAGCCAGAATCGCTAAAACCACGCCATAAGCTGCCCAGGAAAGTATTTGAAGCTTCGTAGAAGCGTTACCTTCTAGCTGAAATTGGTAGAGTAGTGCAAAACAAATTAAAAAGAATGGAATTGGACTAGGGTTCCATTCATAGGTGTTTAAATAAATATCAACAAATAAGCTGCTATACCAAAATCCTGCTAAGCCTGCCAAAAATAATCGTTTTGTTGGAGGCAAATTTTCTAAAAGCTGGTAAACCAAATAGATCAGCAGTGGAATGGATAAAAAAGAAAATAAAGCATTAGGTAGGGCTTGAAAAACTGGCTCAGGTCCAAAGATGGTAAACGGAAACACCAAATAATAATAAAGTGGCAATGTGTTGAAACCGCCAATTGAAGAGGCTGGTCCCAAACTGGGCCAAACTCCTTGCCACATTTGCATGTAGATATTGGCATCTCGAACTTGGTCGGGAGAGAATCCTACATCAAAAGTGTTGTACTGAAACACACTCACCACTCGGCTAAAGAAGCCAAAACCGATCGCTAGAAGAATGAGAATTTTTCCAGCTAATTCGGTTGGATTGGCTGTGTGCGTGAGGAGCAGTTTTTTAAGTCTCATTGCTAGCTCAAACGTTATGAGTGATTTAGGTGTTGATGTAGAAGTTAACCCTGTGAACTGAAGATGATTTAAGCAACTGGAATGAACAGAGGCCGAAGATACAAGACTGTACTAACGATCGCGATTGCTACCACAACTCCCCATATCACCCATAAAACCCTAGCGATCGGTGCTAGCGTTGGCTGAGTATTGGCTTGCTGACTGAAACTAAAGGGCAGAAGGCTGATTACGTTATATTCCTTCAGATGATCACTGATTTTTGGGGGCAGTTGGCTTGGACAGCGATTGGAAATAGAGCTATTGGCTAAGCAGGCAACATTGATCATCCGCTGCCCTAGACGGAACTGGAGGCGTGAGCCTGGTGCGCCTACTAGGGTCTGGGTTTCCTCCATTTGTCTGGGCATTGCCACTGAAGTGAGTTGAATTGCGATCGCTAAAACAATCAAACCCCGCATTACCCAAGCGGTGAGTCTTCGGCTATGCAGTAACCGTTGAATAAAGAGGGCGAGCAGAGGAATCAGCAAGAGATGGACGGAGGTGACGTGGTATCTCGCTCCCCAAGCCGCATCTCCATGCCAAAACACAAAGCGACTGTAGGCCAAGAGATGCAACCCTAAGTTGATTACGCCAGCGACCAAGTAAAACTTGATAAATGGATGCAATTTTCGCCAAAGCAACACTCCCAGAACTATGCAGGGGATGAGGAGGGGGTCATAGAGAAAAATGCTTTTAGCGGGAGAGAACAGCGCTCCCAAAATACCGATGGAGGGATGATTGATTAACGGATAATTAGCTGGTAAATCTGGCAAGCCCTGCCATAAAGGATCGGTCGTGAGTTGTTGTTGCTCGACAAATTTACCAGTCGCCCAAAAGTTACCATACCGCCAGTAGTCTAGAATGCGGCTCAGCAGGGCTAAGGGTAAAAAGCCCACAAACCAGAGGCAGACAGCTTGTGCAGTTTTAGCAGGATTACGGCTTTGGTAAAACTCACAACTGGCTAAAAAGAGTAAGACGGTGACGACGTGTAAGGTGCTGGTAGAGCGAATCAGTAAGGCTGCGCCTAAAGCTAGACCACTCAGAAGCACAAAGTAACGTTGTCGATGGTGTATGTAAGCCAAAGCAGCAGCGTATCCGAGCGTCACCAATAGTAACAACTGATTGTTATGTTGCGGGATTTGGGCGTAATGCAACATTGTTGTCGTGAGGAAAAGCGTGGCACTGGTCAGTCCAGCAACTTGGTCGTCAAAGTTAAACAGACGCAGCAGCCAGAAACAGGCCACAACGGTAGCGGCATTCAGGGGAATAAAGATCAGAAAGTTAACGGCTAAGGTGCGCCATTGCCAGGAAGCGACCGCAGGAAAGAGCCGATGCAGTTGTGTGCCAACCCAGTCTCCGGGCAACATCAACATTGACTGCCCCACTTCATAGGCGATATACCGCTTTCCACCTGTGCCCATGACGCCAAAACGGATATCTCCTCTGACTTTGGGCGTCATGTCAGGCGTGATAATAACTTCTTCCGTTCCGGTCCACCAAGCATGAGCCATTTGTAGCCGCAAATCTGTGTCTAGCCCTATCGTGTCTGAGGTGACAGCGATCGCCCAGAGCGAAGTGATCAGCGCGATCGTCAGGATGGTCTTGACGGCAGTTTTTCCAGCCAATCTTGGTGGCGTATCTTTGGCCTTAGTGAGCTTGCCGAGTGGGCTGAGCCGTTGCATGTTGGTGCGCTCCAGTAGATCTCAGGGGGCTAGAACTTTGATGTAGTGGATGATGCAGTTAAGTTTTGAGTTCTGGCTGTGATGTTGTAAATCTGTGCCAGGTTTAATCTCGCCTTACTGATGGATCAACTCAGAGGTGCCTGGGGCTGGATAGGATAAATAAACCATGCGCTTGGCTTCCCGTCGTCCTCTTGCTACGGAGTCCAAGACCATGCCACAGGTCAGGCTCAGAAAAGCCAGCAGCATAACTGAGGCGGAGAGGATGGCTGTCGGAAATCGCGGCACTAATCCTGTGGACAAGTAGGTGCTCACAATTGGCACACTCAAACTAATAGAAGTGAGGGCTAAAAGGAGAAAAATCAGACTGAAGAATAGGAGCGGTCGTATCTCCTTAAACAGCAGCAAAGCGGTCCCGACAATCCGCCAACCATCACTAAAAGTTTTCAGCTTGCTGGTAGAACCGGGCGGCCGAGATTTATACCAGGTCGGTTCTTCCGCAAAAGGCATTTTTAGTTCTAGGGCGTGAACTGTAAACTCGGTTTCAATTTCAAAGCCATTGGATAGTGCCGGGAAGGATTTGACAAACCGCCGCGAGAAAACCCGATATCCCGAAAGCATGTCGGAAAATCGAGCACCGAATAGCATCCGGACAAAATAGGTCAACATCAGATTGCCACCACGATGCCCGAGCCGATAGGCGGCTAGTTCGCTAGGGGTACTCCGGCGCATGCCCACCACCATATCTAATTGATGCTCCAGTAAGCGAGCAACGAGATGCCTGACGGCTCCAGCTTCGTAGGTGTTGTCGCCATCTACGATCACATAGATGTCGGCTTCAATGTCAGCAAACATCCGCCGCACTACATTGCCTTTGCCAGGAATCGGCTCATAACGCACGATCGCGCCTGCTGCATCTGCGATCGCGGCTGTATCATCTACTGAGCGATTATCGTAGACGTAGATTTTGGCTTCTGGCATCGCGGTTTGGAAATCCGCAACCACTTGGGCGATCGTCAACGCTTCGTTATGACAAGGAACTAAGACCGCCACACTAGATGTCAGGCGAGCTGTGGGCTGAATGGTAGGAAACTGTTGCAGCATGAGCGGATGTCCTTTTGACGTAAATGATTCGTGGGGCTACGAACAGGACTGTTGCCAAGTTGTTTTTTGATCCACTGGCTGGGTTTGGCCACGAGGAACGGTTTTCTCGTTTATAAAGTGGATTTCAAAGTTTTTTAGTTGCTTCAGCCCTTGATGGCGGCCATTCCAACGACGACAGAGATACTCGCCATAGTAGGGATATAGTTTCTTGCCGATACCTCGATTCAGGTTAATGAAATAGGTACGCCATTGCATGTTGTGATAGATGGCGTTGCGCGTCTGCACAGTCGGTTTTTCATAAGAAACAGCGCTGCCATCTTTAAGCAAATCAACTTGTGTGCCATCAGCAAGCTGACCGGGAATCACATACCAACCATCGTCTCTAGGAGGAGAAGGCGCAAAGATACTCCACGATTGATCGAGACGAGTGACGCGGCTAATCCAATCTACAGAGTTGAGCGTTCTCCGGTTAAAGACTTCGGGAGCAAAGCTGCGTAGATTCCAGATAAAGGTATAGGCAAACAGCAGTAGCGTAATTAGATTCAAGGGACGAGGCGATCGCACCTCTATCGGGCGGAACTTGAGGGGTTTGGTAAACTTCCCAGCCGTGCGGCGATTGGAAGCAACGGTCTCGTAGAATTTAGTGCCAACTGACATCACAGGCCGCCAGCGCAGCACCGGAGTCAAGAACTTGAATACAGGAGATAGAGAGCAAATATAGGCGATCGCTTCAAACTTATAATGTCTGCGTTCTTGCCAATCGACGACCACCCAGGAATTGTAGGTTTGCATATCTGCAAAGATGGTGGGATCTTCCTGTGCCATCAGTAAGGGGATATTGGGTAACAGGAGAAAGGTGCGGAGGAGATGGACTACTTTCTTGCAGAAGCCACATTCGCTGTCGTAATAGATCCGCAATCCTGCTCGTTCTGGCGTGTACAGGCGTTTGCCCCAACTGTCCCAAACCTCACTGGGGATGAACACTAACCAGCAAAAAACACTTAAAACTGGAAAGATGCCGATCTGAAGACTGAGACCAAAACCGATGTGCAGCGAGATAAACGTGAGAATGGTAGCGCAGCGGAACCAAGTCGTGCGGAACGGCACGAAGAGAAATAAAGGCCCAATCCACTCCAGCCAGAGTGTGCTTAAGGTAAAAAAAGTGAGTAAAGGTGGGAACTTGAGCAGAAATTGACCAAAATGAGTTGCATACTGGTCAAAGCTCAAAGCATAGTAAACTGCGTTTCCTTGCGGCCACCAAATCGGGCTAGTGGTTTTGAAAGCGGCGGAAAACCAGTAGACAAAGCAGATTTGTAAGGTGAGCGCCAGAGTTGCCCCAGATAGTACCCGTTTGGGTAG of Trichocoleus sp. FACHB-46 contains these proteins:
- a CDS encoding DCC1-like thiol-disulfide oxidoreductase family protein gives rise to the protein MVAEAQKSKSLIKTRSKLEELFGLDLRSLALFRIGIALLLLTDLFIRSGDLVAHYTDAGVLPRSLLTEELWKPGYWSIHAISGQPLVQALIFLIAGGMALALLVGYQTRLAAIASWALVVSLHNRNPALIFAADDVLRALLFWCMFLPLGAYYSIERALNTSPKPLPKRVLSGATLALTLQICFVYWFSAAFKTTSPIWWPQGNAVYYALSFDQYATHFGQFLLKFPPLLTFFTLSTLWLEWIGPLFLFVPFRTTWFRCATILTFISLHIGFGLSLQIGIFPVLSVFCWLVFIPSEVWDSWGKRLYTPERAGLRIYYDSECGFCKKVVHLLRTFLLLPNIPLLMAQEDPTIFADMQTYNSWVVVDWQERRHYKFEAIAYICSLSPVFKFLTPVLRWRPVMSVGTKFYETVASNRRTAGKFTKPLKFRPIEVRSPRPLNLITLLLFAYTFIWNLRSFAPEVFNRRTLNSVDWISRVTRLDQSWSIFAPSPPRDDGWYVIPGQLADGTQVDLLKDGSAVSYEKPTVQTRNAIYHNMQWRTYFINLNRGIGKKLYPYYGEYLCRRWNGRHQGLKQLKNFEIHFINEKTVPRGQTQPVDQKTTWQQSCS
- a CDS encoding zinc-dependent metalloprotease, which translates into the protein MKKFSFYIAFLCGLFLFLGMGLVQAYEPNVSTNAAIAPNSTLVTSDPATIQPLVEPTIDQALDQAGGNAESLVNSKPFAIAASDDSSEDADEASDLPDLQPFDKVIKKTQKISGLFTLYRNKETGKLYAEIKPGQLNQNFLATMTLESGIGESGLYSGLPTGDFLFQFRRVNQNIHFVVPNTYFRTRAGDPLQRSLDRSFSDSVLASLPIKSIHPKRKTVLVDLGPLLLNDFASLSPVVSWMLESPYSIDSNKSYFGPAKAFPFNVEIESVYGFSGGGGEGAPSYINALPDSRALTLRVHYSFSELPKNNPYRPRIADDRVGYFITAYQDFSDDNRREPFVRYINRWDLQKQDPDAALSPPKQPIVFWIENTVPLEYREAVQEGVLMWNRAFEKIGFLNAIEVKQMPDNATWDPADIRYNTIRWFNSFDSAFAMGPSRVNPLTGEILDADIIVDGNFIRYLKQGFQALVSQSQPSGQPSGPATAKNLCALGGVQPRYLRAMQSDSAIAQPAIPPAVARIVQQTHEQDACYGMELAHQFAAGHLSLSLLQNAMPSGAEMQKYIHQFMRELIAHEVGHTLGLRHNFHGSTMVPPQDLNNTKLTQSQGLVASVMDYNAANLAPQGGKQGDYFTEVVGPYDEWAIEYGYKPIIATVPQAEIRGLQAIAQRAPQAHLAYATDEDVIAGLDPEVNAFDLSGDVLLYSQWQMDNAREMWKRLDKRYPVAGESYSEVRDVFDTIFFYYLGYALNANNFIGGQSLSRYHGGDAAGRLPLEPIPVEKQRQALALVQKYVFNEESFQFSPQLLNKLAPSRWNHWGTNVPVFNLDYPIHDRVLFLQSIVLRDLLSADRLSRLQDTELKTEAGKALTLPELFDTIQTSIWQGVVRPSDQPMKFSSLNRALQREHLNLLTAMVLRKREAPEDARTLAWYELRQLHGSLSDTLRKQGRKLDTYTKAHLEETRDRIAKTLEAQLQTN
- a CDS encoding GH116 family glycosyl hydrolase, translated to MTNQHPLSAIPACAWQRPIGLGWDKPYTVRYPSNLDDGPWHGMPLGGFGAGCIGRSSRGDFNLWHIDGGEHVFQSISACQFSVFEQVGTATPQAYALCTEPPTDGSLSEWQWYPQKSGTYHALYPRSWFVYSGVFQAELTCQQFSPIWAHNYQEASYPIAVFEWTAHNPTDQPITLSIMLTWQNMVGWFTNANKSPDIRVRDDGSPVYEYQPRLSDSQGNFNQWVVDRHRVGCLLDRAGRDPNANPQEGEGQWAIASLAPPYTSEVFYHTRWNSVGDGADVWQTFAQDGSLADCSDETPAAAGEQVGAAIAIRFTLAPGESRQIPFVLAWDFPVTEFAAGVEYYRRYTDFFGRSGQNAWSMARTALKHYEDWNAKIQAWQQSILERADLPDWFKMALFNELYDLTDGGALWSAASDRDPIGQFAVLECIDYRWYESLDVRLYGSFGLLMLWPGLEKSVVRAFARAIPATDDRTRVIGYYYTIGAESPTALRKIANATPHDLGAPNEHVWEKTNYTSYQDCNLWKDLPSDFVLQVYRDYLLTGANDIQFLEECWPSVVAALAYLKTFDLDGDGIPENSGAPDQTFDDWRLQGISAYCGALWIAALEAAIAIGQILIHQHTDTSNAEIEAAIATYQTWLVQARPLYQAKLWNGQYYRLDSESGSDVVMADQLCGQFYARLLSLPDVVPLDCARSALNTVYEACFLKFFEGKFGAANGVKPDGSPENPQATHPLEVWTGINFGLAAFLLQMERKAEAFQLTEAVVQQIYTHGLQFRTPEAITANGTFRASHYLRAMAIWAIYGVLTEFNTES
- a CDS encoding glycosyltransferase family 2 protein: MLQQFPTIQPTARLTSSVAVLVPCHNEALTIAQVVADFQTAMPEAKIYVYDNRSVDDTAAIADAAGAIVRYEPIPGKGNVVRRMFADIEADIYVIVDGDNTYEAGAVRHLVARLLEHQLDMVVGMRRSTPSELAAYRLGHRGGNLMLTYFVRMLFGARFSDMLSGYRVFSRRFVKSFPALSNGFEIETEFTVHALELKMPFAEEPTWYKSRPPGSTSKLKTFSDGWRIVGTALLLFKEIRPLLFFSLIFLLLALTSISLSVPIVSTYLSTGLVPRFPTAILSASVMLLAFLSLTCGMVLDSVARGRREAKRMVYLSYPAPGTSELIHQ